In Pseudofrankia saprophytica, one genomic interval encodes:
- a CDS encoding ABC transporter ATP-binding protein, with the protein MTAGTTVAAGNASTRDSQAQGELVARGLSVRYGDVRVLDSVDFHVGAAEAVGIVGPNGAGKTTLLSALSGTVRPAAGTISLRGTEITRLGAERRCRLGLARAFQVPKPFGGMTVLENVIVGAAHGGQLRRRERFDRAIEVVEVCGLASLANRRAETLGLLHRKRLELARALATGPTVLLLDEIGAGLTDSEADELVGTILRLRERGMSLVWIEHIVHVLVRVIDRLVAMDAGKIIADGDPDTVLRDATVVDAYLGKTRS; encoded by the coding sequence ATGACGGCGGGCACCACGGTGGCGGCCGGGAACGCGTCCACGCGCGACAGCCAGGCGCAGGGAGAGCTCGTCGCGCGCGGCCTGTCGGTCCGCTACGGCGACGTGCGGGTCCTCGACAGCGTCGACTTCCACGTCGGCGCCGCAGAGGCGGTCGGCATCGTCGGACCCAACGGCGCGGGCAAGACGACCCTGCTGTCCGCCCTGTCGGGTACGGTGCGCCCGGCCGCGGGCACGATCAGCCTGCGCGGCACGGAGATCACCCGCCTCGGCGCCGAACGCCGCTGCCGGCTGGGCCTCGCGCGGGCGTTCCAGGTGCCGAAGCCGTTCGGCGGGATGACCGTGCTGGAGAACGTCATCGTGGGCGCGGCCCACGGCGGCCAGCTACGCCGACGCGAGCGCTTCGACCGGGCCATCGAGGTCGTCGAGGTGTGCGGCCTCGCCAGCCTCGCCAACCGCCGCGCCGAGACGCTCGGACTGCTGCACCGCAAGCGGCTCGAACTGGCCCGGGCGCTGGCGACCGGTCCGACGGTCCTGCTCCTCGACGAGATCGGCGCGGGGCTGACCGACTCGGAGGCCGACGAGCTCGTCGGCACGATCCTGCGGCTTCGCGAGCGCGGAATGTCCCTGGTGTGGATCGAGCACATCGTGCATGTGCTGGTCCGCGTCATCGACCGTCTCGTCGCGATGGACGCCGGGAAGATCATCGCCGACGGTGATCCGGACACGGTGCTGCGGGACGCGACGGTGGTGGACGCCTACCTCGGGAAGACACGCTCATGA
- a CDS encoding ABC transporter ATP-binding protein, with the protein MTALEVTDLHAKHGLLHAVRGVSLSLVEGETLALVGANGSGKTTLLRAIAGAHPIDAGHVRLFGEDITTVPAHRRVARGLALVPEGRRLFPELTVLENLQVAARRGRKGEWTVATVLDAFPMLRPIAGRLASRISGGQQQAAAIARALVTNPRVLLIDEASLGLAPVAVDAVYESLTRLLTAGVTVVLVEQDLERALSVSQRVICVLEGRVALEAPTPSVTREQVTAAYFGIGSAPIPDRASNPTDVASAEVGTS; encoded by the coding sequence ATGACGGCGCTGGAAGTCACCGATCTGCATGCGAAGCACGGCCTGCTCCACGCGGTCCGAGGGGTCTCCCTCTCGCTCGTCGAGGGGGAGACGCTCGCGCTCGTCGGCGCCAACGGGTCGGGGAAGACGACGTTGTTGCGGGCGATCGCCGGCGCGCATCCCATCGACGCGGGCCACGTCCGGCTGTTCGGCGAGGACATCACCACCGTCCCGGCTCACCGGCGGGTGGCCAGGGGGCTGGCTCTGGTCCCCGAGGGCCGTCGGCTGTTCCCCGAGCTCACCGTGCTCGAGAACCTCCAGGTGGCCGCGCGGCGCGGCCGGAAAGGGGAATGGACCGTCGCCACGGTTCTCGACGCCTTCCCCATGCTGCGCCCGATTGCCGGAAGGCTGGCGTCGCGGATCTCCGGCGGCCAGCAGCAGGCCGCCGCCATCGCGCGCGCCCTGGTGACCAACCCGCGAGTGCTCCTCATCGACGAGGCGTCTCTCGGGCTCGCCCCCGTCGCCGTGGACGCCGTCTATGAGTCCCTGACCCGCCTGCTGACGGCCGGCGTGACCGTCGTCCTCGTCGAACAGGACCTCGAACGCGCGCTCTCGGTCAGTCAGCGGGTCATCTGCGTCCTCGAAGGCCGCGTCGCACTCGAGGCACCCACGCCGTCGGTGACCCGCGAGCAGGTCACCGCCGCCTACTTCGGAATCGGGTCCGCGCCCATACCCGACCGCGCGTCGAACCCAACCGACGTCGCCAGCGCGGAAGTAGGGACATCGTGA
- a CDS encoding branched-chain amino acid ABC transporter permease, with protein MNIVNAVVQGIFLGSLYALLACGLSLIFGVMRIINLAHGDLAILGAFLVWLVTDQTGLSPFLAIPLVLPAMLAVGYGLQRTVLARSLRGGPLVPLLATFGLSIVLQNGFLQVFSPDVRSLGSDVGTLSTGSWKVAEDLSIPYLGVVLLVVSVVVLGGLHYTLRRTPFGREMRATAQDPDTAGLVGIPASAVYARAVAIAVATAGIAGAFLAIRTSFGPGSGPAQLIFAFEAVIIGGLGSLWGTLVGGIALGVAQTIGATIDPQYSILAGHLLFLVALVLPRIKALAPRKALA; from the coding sequence GTGAACATCGTCAACGCCGTCGTCCAGGGCATCTTCCTGGGCAGTCTCTACGCGCTACTCGCCTGCGGGCTGTCACTCATCTTCGGAGTCATGCGGATCATCAACCTGGCGCACGGCGACCTCGCCATCCTCGGCGCGTTCCTCGTCTGGCTGGTGACCGACCAGACGGGCCTGTCACCGTTCCTCGCGATCCCGCTGGTTCTTCCCGCGATGCTCGCCGTGGGATACGGGCTGCAGCGCACGGTCCTCGCCCGCAGCCTCCGCGGCGGACCCCTGGTGCCGCTGTTGGCGACGTTCGGGCTGTCGATCGTGCTGCAGAACGGGTTCCTGCAGGTGTTCTCCCCGGATGTGCGCTCGCTCGGCTCCGACGTCGGCACCCTGTCGACCGGCAGCTGGAAGGTGGCCGAGGACCTGTCGATCCCCTATCTGGGCGTCGTGCTGCTGGTCGTCTCGGTCGTGGTGCTCGGCGGCCTGCACTACACCCTGCGCAGGACCCCGTTCGGCCGCGAGATGCGGGCCACCGCGCAGGATCCGGACACCGCTGGACTGGTCGGGATCCCGGCCTCGGCGGTGTATGCCCGCGCCGTCGCCATCGCCGTGGCCACCGCGGGCATCGCCGGTGCCTTCCTCGCCATCCGGACCTCCTTCGGCCCAGGCAGCGGCCCGGCCCAGCTGATCTTCGCGTTCGAGGCCGTCATCATCGGTGGCCTGGGCTCGCTGTGGGGAACGCTGGTCGGCGGCATCGCGCTCGGGGTGGCGCAGACCATCGGGGCCACGATCGACCCTCAGTACTCCATCCTCGCGGGCCACCTGCTCTTCCTCGTCGCGCTCGTCCTCCCGCGTATCAAGGCCCTGGCTCCCCGGAAGGCCCTCGCATGA
- a CDS encoding branched-chain amino acid ABC transporter permease, translating into MTSTPVATRAASHPAQSRIARSTPASKAMSGVLLVLGAALFAVPMLFTTNVVLQCTNLFIFMILAVMWNALAGYGGMVSVGQQAFIGFGAYATIWLTHQGISPFPSMILAAALSAVLAAVVALLVLQLKGGHLAVGTWVVAEALGLLVVLDKGLGGGTGVSLQGLNSYAPELRRAYIYWLTLAVLIVLLGALFLLLRLKTGSALQAIRDDEEAAASLGVRVRPLKFGIFVLAGFGCGAAGALILANTLFIQPQSIFGVQYSAYMIFMVLVGGLGTFEGPILGAIIFFVVQQQFADQGAWYLIGLGVIAVLFALFLPRGLWTVVSDRLPVQLPLGYHLYTAPQPVKERRS; encoded by the coding sequence ATGACTTCCACGCCCGTCGCGACCCGGGCCGCCAGCCACCCAGCCCAGTCCCGCATCGCCCGCTCGACCCCGGCATCGAAGGCGATGTCGGGTGTCCTCCTGGTTCTCGGGGCCGCGCTGTTCGCGGTGCCCATGCTGTTCACCACGAATGTCGTCCTGCAATGTACGAACCTGTTCATATTCATGATTCTCGCGGTCATGTGGAACGCTCTCGCGGGCTATGGAGGGATGGTATCGGTCGGGCAGCAGGCCTTCATCGGATTCGGCGCCTACGCGACGATCTGGCTTACCCATCAAGGCATCTCGCCGTTCCCTTCCATGATTCTCGCCGCCGCTTTGTCTGCGGTTCTCGCTGCGGTCGTGGCCCTTCTCGTGCTGCAGCTCAAAGGCGGTCACCTGGCCGTCGGCACGTGGGTGGTCGCCGAAGCGCTCGGGCTTCTGGTGGTACTCGACAAAGGCCTCGGCGGTGGCACGGGGGTCTCGCTGCAGGGTCTGAACTCCTACGCCCCGGAGCTGCGCCGCGCCTACATCTACTGGCTGACGCTGGCGGTCCTGATCGTCCTGCTCGGCGCCCTGTTCCTGCTGCTCCGGCTGAAGACCGGCTCCGCGCTCCAGGCCATCCGGGACGACGAGGAGGCGGCGGCCTCGCTCGGGGTACGGGTCCGGCCGCTGAAGTTCGGGATCTTCGTTCTCGCGGGATTCGGCTGCGGCGCGGCGGGTGCGCTCATCCTCGCGAACACGTTGTTCATCCAGCCGCAGTCAATCTTCGGGGTCCAGTATTCGGCCTACATGATCTTCATGGTGCTGGTGGGCGGTCTGGGTACCTTCGAAGGGCCGATTCTCGGGGCAATCATCTTCTTCGTCGTCCAACAGCAATTCGCCGACCAGGGGGCCTGGTATCTCATCGGCCTCGGGGTGATCGCGGTCCTGTTCGCGCTCTTCCTACCACGCGGGCTGTGGACGGTCGTCAGTGACCGTCTGCCCGTCCAGTTGCCACTCGGATATCATCTGTACACGGCCCCACAACCTGTGAAGGAGCGGCGCAGCTGA
- a CDS encoding aldehyde dehydrogenase family protein, with product MAQSATSGDTRRNGAIGGPTTIRHYIDGQWVDSFNGRTYESHSPWSGEVMATVAAGDADDARAAIDVAQRALTDWSSSLPHERQRIFLRAAEVLDRRWDELIVLLARETGCGRHFAEVQVRFAGALLRQCAALPYAATGQLLPSDQRGTYSLAVRQPVGVVGAIAPWNASLTLSARAIAGPLALGNTVVLKPSEEAPLTAGAVWAQVFEEAGLPPGVLNVVTHAPGEASFIGDELLANPLVRRINFTGSTATGRRLAEAAGRHLKRVVLQLGGQNPLLVLAGVDLDYAVNAAAYGAFVHQGQVCMCARRIFVEESIAQEFSQRFAAKVSALPMGDPEDSDTVIGPIINHWALSLLTRRVEQAVERGARILAGGTPSPPCFPATILTDVPDDIELAVDETFGPVVVLEVVRDREEAIARANASGFGLTAAVLAADPQEGLEVARQLQAGIVHVNDQPVNDEPQMPFGGVKESGWGRFGVGFAVEEFTEARWITVRRQAREFPF from the coding sequence ATGGCCCAGTCCGCGACGTCCGGCGACACGCGGCGCAACGGGGCGATTGGCGGACCAACCACCATCCGTCATTACATCGACGGCCAGTGGGTCGACTCCTTCAACGGACGTACCTACGAGAGCCACAGCCCGTGGAGTGGCGAGGTCATGGCGACCGTCGCCGCTGGGGACGCGGACGACGCCCGCGCCGCGATCGACGTCGCGCAGCGGGCGCTCACTGACTGGTCGAGCTCGCTGCCGCATGAGCGTCAGCGCATCTTCCTGCGAGCGGCGGAGGTGCTGGATCGGCGATGGGACGAGCTCATCGTCCTGCTGGCCAGAGAGACTGGCTGTGGCCGTCACTTCGCCGAGGTGCAGGTCCGCTTCGCGGGCGCCCTCCTGCGGCAGTGCGCGGCCCTTCCCTATGCCGCCACGGGCCAGCTGCTGCCGTCGGACCAGCGGGGGACCTACTCGCTGGCAGTGCGTCAGCCCGTGGGCGTCGTGGGCGCGATCGCGCCGTGGAACGCGTCCCTGACGCTGTCGGCCCGGGCGATCGCGGGACCGCTGGCGCTGGGTAACACCGTCGTGCTGAAACCCTCGGAGGAGGCTCCGCTCACCGCCGGCGCGGTGTGGGCCCAGGTGTTCGAGGAGGCCGGCCTGCCACCGGGCGTGCTCAACGTCGTCACGCACGCGCCGGGCGAGGCGAGTTTCATCGGCGACGAGCTGCTGGCCAACCCGCTGGTACGACGGATCAACTTCACCGGTTCGACCGCGACGGGGCGGCGGCTGGCGGAGGCCGCAGGCCGGCACCTCAAACGGGTCGTGCTGCAGCTCGGCGGACAGAACCCGCTTCTGGTCCTCGCGGGCGTCGACCTCGACTACGCGGTCAACGCCGCCGCCTACGGTGCCTTCGTGCACCAGGGCCAGGTGTGCATGTGCGCGCGGCGGATCTTCGTGGAGGAGTCCATCGCGCAGGAGTTCTCCCAGCGATTCGCCGCCAAGGTATCCGCTTTGCCCATGGGCGATCCCGAGGATTCCGACACCGTCATCGGGCCCATCATCAACCACTGGGCGCTGTCGCTGCTCACCCGCCGGGTGGAGCAGGCGGTCGAACGAGGCGCACGTATCCTGGCCGGCGGAACCCCCTCGCCGCCCTGTTTTCCGGCGACGATCCTCACCGACGTGCCGGACGACATCGAGCTCGCCGTCGACGAGACCTTCGGGCCGGTCGTCGTCCTCGAGGTCGTCAGAGATCGCGAGGAGGCCATCGCGCGAGCCAATGCCTCCGGCTTCGGACTGACAGCGGCCGTGCTCGCGGCCGACCCGCAGGAAGGTCTGGAAGTGGCACGTCAGCTTCAGGCGGGAATCGTCCACGTCAACGACCAGCCAGTGAACGACGAACCCCAGATGCCCTTCGGGGGCGTCAAGGAAAGTGGCTGGGGACGATTCGGCGTCGGCTTCGCGGTCGAAGAGTTCACCGAGGCCCGGTGGATCACCGTACGCCGGCAGGCGCGCGAGTTTCCGTTCTGA
- a CDS encoding CocE/NonD family hydrolase, with amino-acid sequence MPTATPAIPDSRPRSRRRRFFDSLTHGRLKGRHQATTDYRVTSDLRIPMRDGEVLLADHLAPMGKSRGTVLVRGPYGFGPLVASITGGIYASRGYDVVMVRCRGTFGSGGQFDPMVTEIDDAADTVAWLRQQPWFGGRFATVGGSYLGFTQWALLMDPPPELTTAVIQVAPHDFSRVAYLNGGFTLSDFLSWSDSVTHQEAGFLNSLRRRATADRRQASAVAGLPVTNCADELCDGRATWFHDWIGRRDLDDPFWAPMQLAAALDRVQVPILLQTGWQDMFLQQTFEQYEHLHRRGIDVALTVGPWTHLGLAVRGSRTVQPESLDWLAEHLAQDGARHRSQPVHAYLTGAGQWRDLPTWPPPSRDQVLFPQPDRGLSTDAVTEADATASFTYDPADPTPTRGGRGSSPALGGYQDDTELGRRADVLAFTGTEITAPIEVVGTPVVELSHTTDNPHADLFVRLSEVDRKGKSQNVSDGFLRLAPERANGPIRIELDPVAHRFAAGSRIRLLIAGGSFPHWERNLGTDEDPATSTKLALSRRTIHLASSSLILPVTSLGHSGE; translated from the coding sequence TTGCCGACCGCGACGCCCGCAATTCCTGATTCCCGGCCCCGATCGAGGCGTCGGCGCTTCTTCGACAGCCTGACCCATGGCCGGCTCAAGGGCCGTCACCAGGCCACCACCGACTACCGGGTGACCAGTGACCTGCGGATCCCGATGCGCGACGGCGAGGTCTTACTGGCCGACCACCTCGCGCCCATGGGCAAGAGCCGCGGAACGGTCCTGGTCCGCGGTCCGTATGGCTTCGGCCCGTTGGTCGCCTCCATCACCGGCGGAATCTACGCATCCCGCGGGTATGACGTGGTGATGGTCCGATGCCGGGGAACCTTCGGCTCTGGCGGCCAATTCGACCCCATGGTCACCGAGATCGACGACGCTGCGGACACCGTTGCCTGGCTGCGCCAACAGCCCTGGTTCGGCGGCCGGTTCGCGACCGTGGGCGGTTCCTATCTCGGCTTCACCCAGTGGGCGTTGCTCATGGACCCACCGCCCGAGCTCACGACCGCCGTCATCCAGGTCGCTCCGCATGACTTCAGTCGGGTGGCATACCTGAACGGCGGTTTCACGCTCAGCGACTTTCTGAGCTGGAGCGACAGCGTCACCCACCAGGAGGCCGGCTTTCTCAACTCACTGCGGCGGCGGGCGACGGCGGATCGGCGGCAGGCGTCGGCAGTGGCTGGACTTCCGGTCACGAACTGCGCGGACGAGCTCTGCGACGGGCGCGCCACCTGGTTCCACGACTGGATCGGTCGGCGCGACCTGGACGACCCGTTCTGGGCGCCCATGCAGCTGGCCGCGGCCCTCGACCGCGTCCAGGTACCGATACTCCTGCAGACCGGCTGGCAGGACATGTTCCTCCAGCAGACCTTCGAGCAGTATGAGCACCTGCACCGCCGAGGCATCGACGTGGCGCTCACGGTCGGGCCCTGGACGCACCTGGGGCTCGCGGTACGCGGGTCCCGGACAGTGCAGCCGGAATCCCTGGACTGGCTCGCGGAACATCTCGCCCAGGACGGCGCCCGCCACCGGTCGCAACCCGTGCACGCCTACCTCACGGGAGCCGGGCAGTGGCGTGACCTGCCCACCTGGCCCCCGCCTTCGCGCGACCAGGTGCTGTTTCCCCAGCCCGACCGCGGCCTGAGCACCGACGCGGTAACCGAGGCCGACGCCACGGCATCGTTCACCTACGATCCCGCGGATCCGACGCCGACCCGGGGCGGCCGAGGGAGCTCACCCGCCCTCGGCGGCTACCAGGACGACACCGAGCTCGGCCGACGCGCCGACGTGCTCGCCTTCACTGGAACAGAGATCACCGCGCCCATCGAGGTGGTGGGTACGCCGGTCGTCGAGCTGTCCCACACCACCGACAACCCACACGCCGACCTGTTCGTCCGCCTGAGCGAGGTGGACCGCAAGGGCAAATCCCAGAACGTCAGTGACGGATTCCTCCGCCTCGCCCCCGAGCGGGCCAACGGACCCATCCGCATCGAGCTCGATCCCGTCGCCCACCGGTTCGCGGCGGGAAGCAGAATCCGGCTGCTCATCGCGGGCGGATCCTTCCCGCATTGGGAGCGCAACCTCGGCACGGACGAGGACCCGGCCACCAGCACGAAGCTGGCACTCTCACGCCGCACGATCCACCTCGCCTCCTCATCCCTAATACTCCCGGTTACCAGCCTCGGTCATTCCGGCGAATGA
- a CDS encoding ABC transporter substrate-binding protein, protein MSHIRRPAARRPGAQPFPFIISTRLPTLPAGLRPAGVAVLAASLAFLAACGGGSDGTGGSAPTASAPTAQADILGPVARATGAPVKIGVITDGASAVADHTNDNKVAEATAKYLNEHESGMGGRPIEITVCETLGDLSKATDCGNQLVEKGVSAVLIGVSGVVESAWKPLSDARIPVMLYGSSDPGLLTSPTTFSLGNPTFPVIDLPIQVAKDQGNKKVASIVIDVPAALHSAQDVAPPLFEKAGIGYELVRVAPGTADMTPQMQQIADDGSDQVFIIGNDSFCISAMNGLKAVGFTGTITAISQCITDATRKAVPASTLKGVVVSATVPIGPDSPSMRLYTKVAETYGDGIDLSAQDGMIMFSLVASFQVATQGISGDITPAAITSTIKAMKETALPAGAGLKFRCNGKAIPDQPAVCVLGGLTTALDDKGQPTQYKVLGNTPIAD, encoded by the coding sequence ATGTCGCATATCCGGAGACCGGCGGCTCGGCGGCCAGGCGCGCAACCATTCCCATTCATCATCTCCACCCGGTTACCCACCCTTCCGGCGGGGTTACGGCCGGCCGGCGTCGCGGTCCTGGCCGCGAGCCTGGCCTTTCTCGCGGCCTGCGGCGGCGGCTCCGACGGCACAGGTGGCTCCGCTCCGACGGCCAGTGCGCCCACCGCGCAGGCGGACATCCTGGGCCCGGTCGCCAGGGCGACGGGCGCGCCCGTCAAGATCGGCGTGATCACGGACGGGGCGAGCGCGGTCGCCGACCACACCAACGACAACAAGGTCGCCGAGGCCACCGCCAAGTACCTCAACGAGCACGAATCCGGGATGGGCGGCCGGCCGATCGAGATCACGGTCTGTGAGACCCTCGGCGACCTGTCCAAGGCCACCGACTGTGGCAACCAGCTGGTCGAGAAAGGTGTGTCCGCCGTCCTGATCGGTGTCTCGGGCGTCGTCGAGAGCGCCTGGAAACCGCTGAGCGACGCCAGGATCCCCGTCATGCTCTACGGCTCGAGCGACCCCGGCCTGCTGACCAGCCCGACGACCTTCAGCCTCGGCAACCCGACCTTCCCCGTCATCGACCTGCCGATCCAGGTCGCGAAGGACCAGGGCAACAAGAAGGTCGCGTCCATCGTGATCGACGTCCCGGCCGCCCTGCACTCCGCCCAGGACGTGGCGCCGCCGCTGTTCGAGAAGGCTGGCATCGGCTACGAGCTCGTCCGCGTCGCTCCCGGCACCGCCGACATGACCCCCCAGATGCAGCAGATCGCCGACGACGGCTCCGACCAGGTCTTCATCATCGGCAACGACTCGTTCTGCATCAGCGCCATGAACGGCCTCAAGGCCGTCGGCTTCACCGGCACCATCACCGCTATCTCCCAGTGCATCACCGACGCCACCCGCAAGGCGGTGCCCGCCAGCACCCTGAAAGGCGTCGTCGTCAGCGCCACCGTGCCCATCGGTCCGGACAGCCCCTCGATGCGCCTCTACACCAAGGTCGCCGAGACCTACGGCGACGGCATCGACCTCAGCGCCCAGGACGGAATGATCATGTTCTCGCTTGTGGCCAGCTTCCAGGTAGCGACCCAGGGCATCTCGGGCGACATCACGCCGGCGGCCATCACCTCGACGATCAAGGCGATGAAGGAGACCGCGCTGCCCGCCGGTGCCGGCCTGAAGTTCCGCTGCAACGGCAAGGCCATCCCGGACCAGCCCGCCGTCTGCGTCCTCGGTGGCCTGACGACCGCCCTGGACGACAAGGGCCAGCCCACCCAGTACAAGGTCCTCGGCAACACCCCGATCGCGGACTGA
- a CDS encoding DUF3237 domain-containing protein gives MAATEATSGADAPDPAMPGGGLGLPPGTALPDLPAGMPPPPPLVPLAQVRCDVGAVVSLGQATYGERRYVPLAGGTVRGPELNGRLVEGGIDWQVARADGVLEIAAHYVIRTEDGALIEVRSDGLRHGPPEVMDRLARGEPVAPREYFFRTIVRFTTGAPARLHLNRTLALAVGRREPRRVVLDLYRIT, from the coding sequence ATGGCGGCCACGGAGGCGACGAGCGGCGCGGACGCGCCGGACCCGGCGATGCCCGGCGGTGGGCTCGGCCTGCCACCCGGCACCGCGCTGCCCGACCTTCCAGCCGGGATGCCGCCTCCACCGCCGCTGGTGCCCCTGGCGCAGGTGCGCTGCGACGTCGGCGCGGTCGTCTCGCTTGGGCAGGCCACCTACGGCGAGCGCCGGTACGTGCCACTGGCCGGTGGCACGGTGCGAGGGCCGGAACTCAACGGGCGGCTGGTCGAGGGCGGCATCGACTGGCAGGTGGCGCGGGCCGACGGCGTCCTGGAGATCGCCGCGCACTACGTGATCCGTACCGAGGACGGCGCGTTGATCGAGGTCCGCAGCGACGGCCTGCGCCACGGCCCACCCGAGGTGATGGACCGCCTGGCGCGCGGGGAACCTGTCGCGCCGCGCGAGTACTTCTTCCGCACCATCGTGCGCTTCACCACCGGCGCGCCGGCCAGGCTGCACCTCAATCGGACGCTCGCGCTGGCCGTGGGCCGGCGCGAGCCGCGGCGGGTGGTGCTGGACCTCTACCGCATCACCTGA
- a CDS encoding crotonase/enoyl-CoA hydratase family protein yields the protein MDIESQAEVVVPPQAAALPVSVRVRAEGQVLVVTLARPRKRNALDDATIGALERVFREIAPAYRAAVLDAEGDHFSAGLDLHELAERDAFAGVAHSQFWHRAMEAIDGGQVPTVAALTGAVVGGGLELAAACHLRVADRSAFYALPEGQRGLFVGGGGSVRLPRLIGVARVMDLMLTGRRLDADEGQAAGLTQYLVETGTASAAALELARRIAGNAPQTNFAVLRALPRIAQASPDEGYLLESLMAAVAQSTEDAKQRMASFLAGRAPKVTDL from the coding sequence GTGGACATCGAGTCACAGGCCGAGGTCGTGGTGCCACCCCAGGCCGCGGCCCTGCCCGTCTCGGTGCGGGTGCGGGCGGAGGGTCAGGTCCTTGTCGTGACCCTCGCCCGGCCGCGCAAACGCAACGCCCTCGACGACGCGACGATCGGTGCCCTGGAACGGGTGTTCCGGGAGATCGCGCCGGCCTACCGCGCCGCGGTCCTCGACGCCGAGGGCGACCACTTCTCGGCCGGCCTCGACCTGCACGAACTCGCCGAACGCGACGCCTTCGCCGGCGTCGCCCACTCCCAGTTCTGGCACCGCGCGATGGAGGCGATCGACGGCGGGCAGGTACCCACCGTGGCCGCACTCACGGGCGCCGTGGTCGGCGGCGGGCTGGAGCTCGCCGCCGCGTGCCACCTCCGGGTCGCCGACCGCTCGGCGTTCTACGCCCTTCCCGAGGGGCAGCGTGGGCTGTTCGTCGGTGGTGGCGGATCGGTGCGACTCCCTCGGCTCATCGGCGTGGCGCGGGTCATGGATCTCATGCTCACCGGCCGCCGCCTGGACGCGGACGAGGGCCAGGCGGCCGGCCTGACGCAGTACCTGGTCGAGACCGGCACCGCGAGTGCCGCGGCCCTCGAGCTCGCGCGGCGCATCGCGGGGAACGCCCCCCAGACGAACTTCGCCGTGCTGCGGGCCCTGCCGCGCATCGCGCAGGCCAGTCCCGATGAGGGCTATCTGCTGGAGTCCCTGATGGCGGCCGTGGCCCAGAGCACCGAGGACGCCAAGCAGCGGATGGCCAGCTTCCTGGCCGGGCGGGCGCCGAAGGTCACCGACCTGTGA